The Streptomyces sp. NBC_00691 genome has a segment encoding these proteins:
- a CDS encoding SpoIIE family protein phosphatase yields the protein MNAGNGGGDAVERLSRVLEGDGAGTARILAAFGTAFRMGGFDWDLAAGTMIMDDAALDVFDFDRGEYDDRPESLGSRVLPDEARRLDTLVAQALKDGSAEYGAYFRIRRRDGRQQWTHTQGIVHRDGTGRPVRIVGVIRDATHELTESAARLGLDEGRRRRAGVVEGTTAALAYARTVQDVIDLLNDSHALEHFGAASLVMGLLDAGRIHLVAEGPAGAFVPGTRFTRVDEPYPMSEVIRTLRPRFIESPRDFAASFPVLWPHISGLGITAAVYLPLIAQARPIGALGLLYSDKTGFSEDERTLLVALGSSIAQSLQRAMLYEQEHDLAEGLQQAMLPRRIPDVPGAQTAVRYRSARLGRDIGGDWYDIIPLPGGRVGAVIGDVQGHDTHAAAVMGQLRIVLRAYAAEGHTPATVMARASVFLHELDTERFATCTYAEADLGTGVVQVVRAGHVDPLIRETDGSCRRIPVEGGLPLGLSAEFGRLDYPVTTLELDPGQTLMLYTDGLVEKPGSDLDEGLQWLSALVRRGPADLQELADHLCDVVADRGGEDDVAILLLRRHAATAGHGAGRFQQHVAQNDPEALSSARHMIRAAVRAWGAEERADEIELVADELMTNALMHTDGGAIVTLRTLGGAERRLRVEVEDRSSALPRRREAGEAGVSGRGLLLVDQISDVWGVESRGSGKCVWCEFTVRN from the coding sequence ATGAACGCGGGCAACGGGGGCGGGGATGCGGTCGAGCGGCTCAGCCGCGTCCTGGAGGGGGACGGCGCCGGGACGGCACGGATCCTGGCCGCGTTCGGTACGGCGTTCCGGATGGGCGGTTTCGACTGGGATCTCGCCGCCGGCACGATGATCATGGACGACGCCGCTCTCGACGTCTTCGACTTCGACCGCGGGGAGTACGACGACCGCCCCGAGTCGCTCGGCTCGCGGGTCCTGCCCGACGAGGCCCGCCGTCTCGACACCCTGGTCGCGCAGGCCCTCAAGGACGGCAGCGCCGAGTACGGCGCGTACTTCCGCATCCGTCGCCGCGACGGCCGTCAGCAGTGGACCCACACCCAGGGAATCGTCCACCGCGACGGAACCGGCCGCCCGGTCCGTATCGTCGGCGTCATCCGGGACGCCACCCATGAACTCACCGAGTCCGCCGCCCGGCTCGGCCTCGACGAGGGCCGGCGGCGGCGCGCCGGGGTCGTCGAGGGCACCACGGCCGCCCTCGCCTACGCGCGGACCGTGCAGGACGTCATCGACCTGCTCAACGACTCCCACGCGCTGGAACACTTCGGCGCCGCGAGCCTCGTGATGGGCCTCCTCGACGCCGGCCGCATCCATCTGGTCGCCGAGGGACCCGCCGGCGCCTTCGTGCCGGGCACCCGGTTCACCCGGGTGGACGAGCCGTACCCGATGAGCGAGGTGATCCGCACCCTGCGGCCTCGGTTCATCGAGTCGCCCCGGGACTTCGCCGCATCCTTCCCGGTGCTCTGGCCGCACATCAGCGGACTCGGCATCACCGCCGCCGTCTATCTGCCGCTCATCGCCCAGGCCCGGCCCATCGGTGCGCTCGGGCTCCTCTACAGCGACAAGACGGGCTTCAGCGAGGACGAGCGGACGCTGCTCGTCGCCCTCGGCAGCAGCATCGCCCAGAGCCTCCAGCGGGCCATGCTGTACGAGCAGGAGCACGACCTCGCCGAGGGGCTCCAGCAGGCGATGCTGCCCCGCCGGATCCCCGACGTGCCGGGTGCCCAGACGGCCGTCCGCTACCGCTCGGCCCGCCTCGGCCGGGACATCGGCGGCGACTGGTACGACATCATCCCGCTCCCCGGCGGGCGGGTCGGCGCCGTCATCGGGGACGTACAGGGCCATGACACCCACGCGGCGGCCGTCATGGGCCAGCTGCGGATCGTCCTGCGCGCCTACGCCGCGGAGGGGCACACCCCGGCCACGGTGATGGCCCGCGCCTCCGTCTTCCTGCACGAACTCGACACCGAACGCTTCGCCACCTGCACCTACGCGGAGGCCGACCTCGGCACGGGCGTCGTCCAGGTGGTGCGGGCCGGCCACGTCGATCCGCTGATCCGGGAGACCGACGGGAGCTGCCGCAGGATCCCCGTGGAAGGCGGACTGCCGCTCGGGCTCTCCGCCGAGTTCGGCCGGCTCGACTATCCGGTGACCACGCTGGAACTGGACCCCGGACAGACCCTGATGCTCTACACCGACGGTCTGGTGGAGAAGCCCGGCTCCGACCTCGACGAAGGCCTCCAGTGGCTCTCCGCCCTCGTCCGGCGCGGGCCCGCCGACCTCCAGGAGCTCGCCGACCACCTGTGCGATGTGGTCGCCGACCGGGGTGGTGAGGACGACGTCGCGATTCTGCTCCTGCGCCGCCACGCCGCGACCGCCGGCCACGGGGCGGGCCGGTTCCAGCAGCACGTGGCACAGAACGACCCCGAGGCGCTGAGTTCGGCCCGGCACATGATCAGGGCCGCCGTCCGGGCCTGGGGCGCCGAGGAGCGGGCCGACGAGATCGAACTGGTCGCCGACGAGCTGATGACCAACGCGCTGATGCACACCGACGGAGGGGCCATCGTGACCCTGAGGACGCTCGGCGGGGCCGAACGGCGGCTCCGGGTGGAGGTCGAGGACCGCTCCAGCGCACTGCCCCGGCGCCGCGAGGCGGGGGAGGCGGGCGTCTCCGGGCGCGGACTGCTGCTCGTCGACCAGATCTCCGACGTCTGGGGCGTGGAGTCGCGGGGGAGCGGCAAGTGCGTGTGGTGCGAATTCACCGTGCGGAACTGA
- a CDS encoding wax ester/triacylglycerol synthase family O-acyltransferase has product MSSELLAPLDLAFWHLESTAHPLHLGALAHFGPAPTGSGQEPPDVLGLLARRAAAVPRLRMRVRDVLLPVGGAAWSTDPDFDVHRHVHEVALPGADFPAEAARLAAELMERPVARGLPPWEMYLLSGAPDGSFAVLVKLHHALADGMRAVAIGAGIFDEIAAGRRTAGRARPVPPRSWLPGPGRLLGMARDRLGDLGRAVEVGASVVRASRLDGRPTAALAAESSGTRRIATVSLPLERVHRIRRTTGGTANDVLLALVAGALRRWFDGRGLPLTGADPRALVPVSRRRPGTPPGPGNSLSGYLLDLPVNEADPAARLAAVRSSMDRNKAAGPLRGAGAVALLADQLPPLAHRFGAPFASGAARLLFDLLVTQVPLPRSALSLGGAPLRALFPMAPLARGQSLAVAMSPYGGQVHIGLVADGEAVPDLDGLADALTAELDLLDPPDTP; this is encoded by the coding sequence GTGAGCAGCGAGCTACTGGCACCGCTGGACCTGGCCTTCTGGCACCTGGAATCGACCGCGCACCCCCTGCACCTCGGGGCGCTCGCGCATTTCGGCCCCGCCCCCACCGGCAGCGGCCAGGAGCCGCCGGACGTCCTCGGCCTGCTCGCCCGCCGCGCCGCCGCCGTCCCCCGGCTCCGGATGCGGGTCCGTGACGTCCTGCTCCCCGTGGGCGGCGCCGCGTGGAGCACCGACCCGGACTTCGACGTACACCGGCACGTCCACGAGGTCGCCCTCCCCGGCGCCGACTTCCCCGCCGAGGCCGCCCGGCTCGCCGCAGAACTGATGGAACGGCCCGTCGCCCGCGGACTGCCGCCTTGGGAGATGTACCTCCTCAGCGGCGCGCCCGACGGTTCCTTCGCCGTCCTCGTGAAGCTCCACCACGCCCTGGCCGACGGCATGCGTGCCGTCGCCATCGGCGCCGGGATCTTCGACGAGATCGCCGCGGGCCGCCGCACCGCCGGCCGCGCCCGGCCGGTGCCCCCACGCTCCTGGCTCCCCGGGCCCGGACGACTCCTCGGCATGGCCCGCGACCGGCTCGGCGACCTCGGCCGGGCCGTCGAGGTCGGCGCCTCCGTCGTCCGCGCCAGCCGCCTCGACGGACGGCCCACCGCCGCCCTCGCCGCCGAGTCCAGCGGCACCCGCCGGATCGCCACCGTCTCGCTGCCCCTGGAACGAGTCCACCGGATCCGCCGCACCACCGGCGGCACGGCCAACGACGTCCTCCTCGCCCTCGTCGCCGGGGCCCTCCGCCGCTGGTTCGACGGGCGCGGACTGCCCCTCACCGGAGCCGACCCCCGGGCGCTCGTCCCCGTCTCCCGGCGCCGTCCCGGCACCCCGCCCGGCCCCGGCAACAGCCTCTCCGGCTACCTCCTCGACCTCCCCGTCAACGAGGCCGACCCGGCGGCCAGGCTCGCCGCGGTCCGCAGCTCCATGGACCGCAACAAGGCCGCGGGCCCCCTCAGGGGCGCCGGGGCCGTCGCCCTCCTCGCCGACCAGCTCCCGCCGCTCGCCCACCGCTTCGGCGCCCCCTTCGCCTCCGGCGCCGCCCGGCTGCTCTTCGACCTCCTGGTCACCCAGGTGCCGCTGCCCCGCTCCGCGCTCTCCCTCGGCGGGGCGCCGCTGCGCGCGCTCTTCCCCATGGCACCGCTGGCCCGCGGACAGTCGCTCGCCGTCGCCATGTCCCCCTACGGCGGGCAGGTCCACATCGGCCTCGTCGCCGACGGCGAGGCCGTCCCCGACCTCGACGGCCTCGCCGACGCCCTCACGGCCGAACTCGACCTCCTGGACCCACCGGACACCCCCTAG
- a CDS encoding Fpg/Nei family DNA glycosylase: MPELPEVEALRAFLATHLVGKEIARVLPVAVSVLKTYEPPLSAVEGAQVTAVGRRGKFLDLTTAGPAGELRLLFHLARAGWLRWQDPLPSGPPKPGKGPLALRTALTGGDGFDLTEAGTTKRLAVYVVRDPREVPGVARLGPDPLAEDFGPEEFAALLAGERRQIKGALRDQSLIAGIGNAYSDEILHAAKTSPFKPTQNLTPDEIAALYTAMRTTLHEAVERSHGLAAGKLKAEKKSGLRVHGRTGEPCPVCGDTIREVSFSDSSLQYCPTCQTGGRPLADRRLSRLLK, translated from the coding sequence ATGCCCGAACTCCCCGAGGTGGAAGCGCTCCGCGCGTTCCTCGCCACACACCTGGTGGGCAAGGAGATCGCCCGCGTGCTGCCCGTCGCCGTCAGCGTCCTCAAGACGTACGAACCGCCCCTGAGCGCCGTCGAGGGCGCCCAGGTCACCGCGGTCGGACGGCGCGGGAAGTTCCTGGACCTCACCACCGCGGGACCCGCCGGCGAACTGCGCCTCCTGTTCCATCTCGCCCGCGCGGGCTGGCTCCGCTGGCAAGACCCGCTGCCCTCGGGACCGCCCAAGCCCGGCAAGGGCCCGCTGGCGTTGCGGACCGCGCTCACCGGCGGCGACGGCTTCGACCTCACCGAGGCGGGCACCACCAAACGCCTCGCCGTGTACGTGGTGCGCGACCCGCGGGAGGTGCCGGGTGTCGCGCGGCTCGGACCCGACCCGCTCGCCGAGGACTTCGGCCCCGAGGAGTTCGCCGCGCTGCTCGCCGGCGAACGGCGTCAGATCAAGGGAGCCCTGCGCGACCAGAGCCTCATCGCAGGCATCGGCAACGCCTACAGCGACGAGATCCTCCACGCGGCGAAGACGTCCCCCTTCAAACCCACCCAGAACCTGACCCCGGACGAGATCGCCGCCCTCTACACGGCGATGCGGACCACCCTCCACGAGGCCGTCGAACGCTCCCACGGCCTCGCCGCCGGCAAGCTCAAGGCCGAGAAGAAGAGCGGCCTGCGCGTCCACGGCCGCACCGGCGAACCCTGCCCCGTGTGCGGGGACACCATCCGCGAGGTCTCCTTCAGCGACTCCTCCCTCCAGTACTGCCCCACCTGCCAGACCGGCGGCAGACCGCTCGCCGACCGCCGTCTGTCCAGGCTCCTCAAGTAG
- a CDS encoding LytR/AlgR family response regulator transcription factor — MLRVLAVDDEEPALGELLYLLRADPRVRSAEGAGDATAALRRIGRALETGPDGDDAVDVVFLDIHMPGLTGLDVARLLAGFARPPLVVFVTAHEGFALQAFDLKAVDYVLKPVRRERLAEAVRRVHDLVHATAAPAPAGPSAPAAPEQIPVELGGITRFVPVDDIVYVEAHGDYARLHTDHGSHLVRIPLSTLEERWAARGFVRIHRSHLVALARIDELRLDGGATSVRVGDTDLAVSRRHARPLRDLLMRRAAG; from the coding sequence ATGCTGCGCGTACTGGCCGTCGACGACGAGGAACCCGCCCTCGGGGAGCTGCTCTACCTGCTGCGCGCCGATCCCCGGGTGCGCTCCGCCGAGGGCGCGGGTGACGCCACCGCCGCCCTGCGCAGGATCGGGCGCGCGCTGGAGACCGGGCCCGACGGCGACGACGCCGTCGACGTCGTCTTCCTCGACATCCACATGCCCGGCCTCACCGGCCTCGACGTGGCCCGGCTGCTCGCCGGCTTCGCCCGCCCTCCGCTCGTCGTCTTCGTCACCGCCCACGAGGGCTTCGCGCTCCAGGCCTTCGACCTGAAGGCGGTCGACTACGTGCTCAAGCCGGTCCGCCGCGAGCGCCTCGCCGAGGCCGTCCGCCGCGTCCACGACCTCGTGCACGCCACCGCCGCCCCGGCCCCCGCGGGGCCCTCCGCACCCGCCGCGCCCGAGCAGATCCCGGTCGAGCTCGGCGGCATCACGCGGTTCGTCCCCGTCGACGACATCGTGTACGTCGAGGCCCACGGCGACTACGCCCGCCTGCACACCGACCACGGCAGCCACCTCGTCCGCATCCCGCTCTCCACCCTCGAAGAGCGATGGGCGGCGCGGGGCTTCGTCCGCATCCACCGCAGCCACCTCGTGGCGCTCGCCCGGATCGACGAGCTCCGCCTCGACGGCGGCGCCACCTCCGTACGGGTCGGCGACACCGACCTGGCGGTCAGCCGGCGGCACGCCCGGCCCCTCCGCGACCTGCTGATGCGCCGCGCCGCCGGCTGA